The following are encoded in a window of Cyanobium sp. ATX 6F1 genomic DNA:
- a CDS encoding glutathione S-transferase C-terminal domain-containing protein has translation MPIPPLVVSSVRRLWHCQWRQLMGGLGPADADGNYRRPAGAFAAVPELPAGAAEPGRHVLIVGRSCPWAHRTWLVWSLRRLDTSIEQLVVEPDPERGRWRFVEPFEGASALIDLYRRSGSPAGARATVPALYDRRLGRIVANESAVLVDLLNHWPGPEDAPNLAPAGLSDPIQRWRELFQSAVNDGVYRCGFARNQGAYDRAEAALFAALEEAEAELTARGPWLCGEQLTLADVVLFPTLIRMELVYAPLFGCSRRPLWQFPALSAWRARLFATAGVAASCDAPAWRRDYFGALFPLHPSGIVPAGPELATLVNGPPVAPQP, from the coding sequence ATGCCCATCCCGCCCCTGGTGGTTTCCAGCGTGCGCCGTCTCTGGCACTGCCAGTGGCGGCAGCTGATGGGCGGCCTGGGCCCCGCCGACGCCGATGGCAACTACCGCCGCCCCGCGGGCGCCTTCGCCGCCGTTCCGGAGCTGCCCGCAGGGGCCGCTGAACCCGGACGCCACGTGCTGATCGTGGGACGCAGCTGCCCCTGGGCCCACCGCACCTGGCTGGTCTGGAGCCTGCGCAGGCTTGATACCAGCATCGAGCAGCTGGTGGTGGAGCCCGACCCCGAACGGGGCCGCTGGCGCTTCGTGGAACCGTTCGAGGGCGCCAGCGCCCTGATCGATCTCTACCGCCGCTCCGGCAGCCCCGCCGGCGCCCGCGCCACGGTGCCCGCCCTCTACGACCGCCGCCTGGGGCGGATCGTGGCCAACGAAAGCGCCGTGCTGGTCGATCTGCTCAACCACTGGCCCGGCCCCGAGGACGCCCCCAACCTGGCCCCCGCTGGGCTGAGCGACCCGATCCAGCGCTGGCGCGAGCTGTTCCAAAGCGCCGTCAACGACGGCGTCTACCGCTGCGGCTTCGCCCGCAACCAAGGGGCCTACGACCGGGCCGAGGCGGCGCTGTTCGCGGCCCTGGAGGAAGCGGAGGCAGAGCTGACCGCCCGGGGCCCCTGGCTCTGCGGCGAGCAACTCACCCTGGCCGATGTAGTGCTGTTTCCAACCCTGATCCGCATGGAGCTGGTCTACGCGCCCCTGTTCGGCTGCAGCCGCCGGCCGCTCTGGCAATTCCCAGCCCTGTCGGCCTGGCGGGCGCGGCTGTTCGCCACAGCCGGCGTGGCCGCCAGCTGCGATGCGCCCGCCTGGCGCCGGGACTACTTCGGCGCCCTGTTCCCCCTGCACCCGTCGGGCATCGTTCCGGCGGGCCCGGAGTTGGCCACACTGGTGAACGGACCACCCGTCGCCCCCCAGCCATGA